The Rhineura floridana isolate rRhiFlo1 chromosome 10, rRhiFlo1.hap2, whole genome shotgun sequence genome includes a region encoding these proteins:
- the LOC133365007 gene encoding uncharacterized protein LOC133365007, with product MLSFFTQSQSSSQPPAIPQHSGVQSVHSETNPEAHGWLVNFDKSHLQPTQRLQHLGAMLDTLQETVFLSADRITAITDIARSLMHKSSADVMLLARALGMLVSTIHIVPWARAHTRQLQWALLPFQHDIANSNHRAIPLSPTLRLSFRWWTRVQHLTQGTPFREPHRTVITTDASLLGWGAHCNSQFVQGVWNTAEQTQNINWLELKAVHLALLHFQSLFHLDHAVIRTDNTCAKSHLNRQGGTRSRPLQSLASIIFDWAEQHLQSLKAEHLRGIWNFTADWLSRQQVFPGEWKLHPTVFHLLQRRFGPFSVDLFASSRNCQLPRYFARYLDTTAEAVDALSLPWPEGL from the coding sequence GcccacggctggctagtcaacttcgacaaaagccatctacaaccaacccaacgcctgcagcatctaggggcaatgttagacACACTGCAAGAGACTGTATTCCTGTCCGCAGATCGCATCaccgctatcacagacatcgcaaggtctctgatgcacaaatcttctgcagatgtcatgcttctagccagggctctcggaatgttggtatccaccatccatattgtgccatgggctcgggcACATACGcgccagctacagtgggccctgttgccattccaacacgacattgccaaCTCAAACCATCGAGCAATCCCCCTGAGTCCCACACTGCGCTTGTCtttccgctggtggacaagggtacaacatctcacccaaggcactccgttcagagaaccccaccggactgtcattaccaccgatgccagtctcctgggttggggagcccactgcaactcccagttcgttcagggagtttggaacacagcagaacaaactcaaaacatcaactggctggaactaaaggctgtccacttagctctgcttcattttcagtctctcttccacttggaccatgccgtcattcgaacggacaacacgtgtgccaaatctcatttaaacagacagggaggcaccagGTCCAGACCTCTACAGAGCCTAGCTTCcatcatattcgactgggcagaacaacatctgcaatccctcaaagcagaacatctcagaggaatttggaatttcacagcagactggctcagcagacaacaagtctttccaggagaatggaaacttcatccgactgtattccatcttctccagcgtcgattcggccccttctcagtcgacctctttgcttccagtcgcaattgccagctacccaggtacttcgctcgatacctggacacgacagcggaagcggtggatgctctgtcattgCCGTGGCCGGAGGGACTAtaa